Proteins from a single region of Apium graveolens cultivar Ventura chromosome 7, ASM990537v1, whole genome shotgun sequence:
- the LOC141672169 gene encoding two-component response regulator ARR12-like translates to MTVDHKIHGENDKFPVGMRVLAVDDDPTCLRLLDTLLRRCQYNVTTTSQAVLALQMLRENKNKFDLVISDVHMPDMDGFKLLELVGLEMDLPVIMLSAYGDTELVMKGISHGACDYLLKPIRIEELKNIWQHVIRKRKLEPKDQKVSDKPRVDSGDSRDGLQGIGDPEQNGKTNRKRKDQNEDEDEEHDENGHTDDDPSMQKKPRVVWSIELHRKFVAAVNQLGLDKAVPKRILDMMNVENLSRENVASHLQKYRLYLKRISCVTSQQANMAAALGNADSSFLRMASLNALGNLSTVDSSGQFQSAAFNSFSPSSVLCRLNSPAGLGMRSLSSPGAAQFGHAQNSSSPINGTPDFHSVSQSRNQNGILYGMPMSLELHQLPRSNSVNYGVLPVTDSMIYTNSIGSLDAKINGAGLSNSQFPASDGFPDTKINIGSTSNGYFGIPNNSQMVDGPFLHPQGVGGLVNHSLATENSLNSGFSFQMTDIERRGNWPNAVQSLDDQSNLYGLNNCFKHTSPSSLKDNSLSVPMHIGSGPHDASSFTLGPALMRDNNIDLVQCQAASASSNTRKSWEGSKQDAVPHQTNLLSSSVNSFVARGVSSSFDPSVMTSNNLHWRQL, encoded by the exons ATGACAGTAGATCACAAAATTCATGGTGAGAATGACAAGTTCCCAGTGGGTATGAGAGTTCTTGCTGTAGATGATGACCCCACTTGTCTTCGACTCTTAGATACTCTCCTCAGACGCTGTCAGTACAATG TTACAACCACGAGTCAAGCAGTACTTGCATTGCAGATGTTAAGAGAAAACAAGAACAAGTTCGACTTGGTTATCAGTGATGTTCATATGCCTGACATGGATGGCTTCAAGCTGCTTGAGCTAGTGGGACTTGAGATGGACTTGCCTGTCATAA TGTTGTCCGCATATGGTGATACTGAGCTTGTAATGAAGGGTATCAGTCATGGAGCTTGTGATTATTTGTTGAAACCTATTAGAATTGAAGAGCTAAAGAATATATGGCAACATGTAATTAGAAAAAGGAAGCTTGAACCGAAGGATCAAAAAGTTTCTGATAAGCCTCGTGTTGACTCTGGAGATTCTAGAGATGGGTTACAGGGGATTGGAGATCCTGAGCAAAATGGAAAAACTAATAGAAAAAGGAAGGACCAAAACGAGGATGAAGACGAAGAGCATGATGAGAATGGACACACTGACGACGATCCCTCTATGCAAAAGAAACCTCGGGTGGTTTGGTCAATAGAGCTGCATCGCAAATTTGTTGCAGCTGTGAATCAGCTTGGCCTAGATA AGGCTGTGCCGAAAAGAATTTTGGATATGATGAATGTTGAAAATCTTAGTAGGGAGAATGTGGCCAGTCATCTTCAG AAATATAGGCTATACCTGAAAAGAATCAGTTGTGTAACAAGCCAGCAAGCTAATATGGCTGCAGCTTTAGGAAATGCGGATTCTTCTTTTTTGCGAATGGCTTCTCTAAATGCACTTGGAAACCTTTCAACCGTGGATAGTTCTGGGCAGTTTCAGAGTGCCGCTTTTAATTCCTTTTCCCCCAGCAGCGTGCTTTGTAGGTTGAACTCTCCTGCAGGTTTGGGAATGCGTAGCCTCTCGTCTCCAGGAGCTGCTCAATTTGGTCATGCTCAGAACTCAAGCAGCCCCATCAATGGTACGCCTGATTTTCACTCGGTTTCTCAATCAAGAAATCAGAATGGAATACTTTACGGCATGCCAATGTCACTTGAGCTACATCAGCTTCCACGTAGCAACAGTGTAAATTATGGAGTCCTCCCAGTTACTGATTCAATGATTTATACCAATTCCATTGGTTCTTTGGATGCAAAGATTAATGGCGCTGGCTTAAGCAACAGTCAGTTTCCCGCTTCAGATGGTTTCCCAGATACGAAAATAAACATTGGCAGCACAAGCAACGGTTATTTCGGTATTCCAAATAATTCCCAGATGGTTGATGGGCCCTTTCTACATCCACAGGGAGTAGGTGGTTTGGTAAATCATTCTCTAGCAACAGAAAACTCCTTGAATTCGGGATTTTCTTTTCAGATGACAGATATTGAAAGACGCGGTAATTGGCCGAATGCTGTTCAGTCATTAGACGACCAATCAAACTTATACGGATTAAATAACTGCTTTAAACATACTAGTCCAAGTAGTCTGAAAGATAACAGCCTTTCAGTGCCCATGCATATTGGAAGTGGTCCTCATGATGCTTCTTCCTTCACATTAGGACCAGCGCTCATGCGGGATAATAACATTGATCTTGTACAATGCCAAGCAGCATCAGCAAGCAGCAACACCCGGAAAAGCTGGGAGGGCAGTAAACAAGATGCAGTTCCGCATCAGACAAATCTTTTAAGCAGCTCAGTGAACTCCTTTGTAGCGCGAGGTGTTTCAAGTTCATTCGACCCAAG CGTTATGACATCAAACAACCTGCATTGGAGACAACTTTGA